A genomic segment from Herpetosiphonaceae bacterium encodes:
- a CDS encoding zinc ribbon domain-containing protein, which produces MPIYEYICANCNGRFQKLVSGFSAPAGLTCPRCGHADVRKAVSRFAVVQSEEARLESLSDPSTLGGLDENDPASVARWAKKMGKELGDEAGDDWDEMVDQMLEEEMSGEGGSAAPDQSQDLGWG; this is translated from the coding sequence ATGCCGATCTACGAATATATCTGTGCCAACTGCAACGGTCGCTTCCAGAAGCTCGTCAGCGGCTTCAGCGCGCCCGCTGGCCTGACCTGTCCGCGCTGCGGCCATGCCGATGTGCGCAAGGCCGTGTCGCGCTTTGCCGTCGTGCAATCGGAGGAGGCGCGGCTTGAGTCGCTCTCCGATCCGTCCACGCTGGGCGGCCTCGACGAAAACGATCCGGCGTCGGTCGCGCGCTGGGCCAAGAAGATGGGCAAAGAGCTGGGCGACGAGGCGGGCGACGATTGGGACGAGATGGTCGATCAGATGCTCGAAGAAGAGATGAGCGGCGAAGGCGGCAGCGCGGCACCTGATCAGTCGCAGGATCTCGGCTGGGGATAG
- a CDS encoding thymidine phosphorylase, producing the protein MHTVDLIIKKRDGGALTGEEIAWLIEHYTSGDVPDYQMAAWAMAVLLRGMDDRETADLTLAMARSGDMLDLHDVAPSTVDKHSTGGVGDKTSLVLGPLVAAVGLRVAKMSGRGLGFTGGTLDKLESIPGFRVDLSIDEFRQAVRDVGLVIAGQSADLAPADKQLYALRDVTGTVESIPLIAASVMSKKLAAGADCIVLDVKAGQGAFMKTVDDARSLAERMVAIGRHAGRKVAAVITSMDQPLGHAIGNALEIKEAIATLHGHGPSDFVELCVALGTQLMLLAGTASSAAEAEAQLREALESGAAWRVFRAFIANQGGDVGVIDEPRLLPEATVVEPVYAPHDGYIARIDALELGLVVGDLGGGRQKKDDPIDHSVGIVLEHKVGEFVAQGAPLATIHASRIEDVGRVHDRVRAAFHLTADAPAPPPLVYEVVR; encoded by the coding sequence ATGCATACTGTTGACCTGATCATCAAAAAACGCGACGGCGGAGCGCTCACCGGCGAGGAGATCGCCTGGCTGATCGAGCACTACACCAGCGGCGACGTTCCCGATTACCAGATGGCGGCGTGGGCGATGGCGGTGCTCTTGCGCGGCATGGACGACCGCGAGACAGCCGATCTGACGCTGGCGATGGCCCGATCTGGCGATATGCTCGATCTCCACGATGTCGCGCCGAGCACGGTCGACAAGCACTCGACGGGCGGCGTCGGCGATAAGACCAGCCTGGTGCTAGGGCCGCTCGTCGCCGCCGTTGGCCTGCGCGTCGCCAAGATGTCGGGGCGCGGACTGGGCTTTACCGGCGGCACGCTCGACAAGCTGGAGTCGATCCCCGGCTTTCGGGTCGATCTGTCGATCGACGAGTTTCGGCAGGCAGTGCGCGACGTTGGCCTGGTGATCGCGGGGCAGAGCGCCGATCTCGCGCCCGCCGACAAGCAGCTCTACGCGCTGCGCGACGTGACCGGCACGGTCGAGAGCATCCCGCTGATCGCCGCGAGCGTGATGAGCAAGAAGCTGGCGGCGGGCGCGGACTGTATCGTGCTGGACGTGAAGGCGGGCCAGGGCGCGTTCATGAAGACCGTGGACGATGCGCGCTCGCTGGCGGAGCGCATGGTCGCGATCGGACGCCACGCCGGTCGCAAGGTCGCGGCGGTGATCACCTCGATGGATCAGCCGCTCGGCCACGCGATCGGCAACGCGCTTGAGATCAAAGAGGCAATCGCGACGCTGCATGGGCACGGCCCCTCCGATTTCGTCGAGCTGTGTGTGGCGCTTGGCACGCAGCTTATGCTGCTGGCCGGAACAGCGTCCAGCGCAGCCGAGGCCGAGGCGCAGCTCCGCGAGGCGCTTGAGAGCGGCGCGGCCTGGCGCGTCTTCAGGGCGTTCATCGCCAACCAGGGCGGCGATGTCGGCGTGATCGACGAGCCGCGTCTGCTGCCTGAGGCCACAGTCGTCGAGCCGGTCTACGCGCCGCATGACGGCTACATCGCGCGGATCGACGCGCTGGAGCTTGGGCTCGTCGTTGGCGATCTGGGCGGCGGGCGGCAGAAAAAAGACGATCCGATCGACCACAGCGTCGGCATTGTGCTGGAGCATAAGGTCGGCGAGTTCGTGGCGCAGGGCGCGCCGCTGGCGACGATCCACGCCAGCCGGATCGAGGACGTTGGGCGGGTCCACGATCGCGTGCGGGCCGCGTTCCACCTGACCGCCGATGCGCCAGCGCCGCCGCCGCTGGTGTACGAGGTCGTGCGCTAG